One Cryptomeria japonica chromosome 9, Sugi_1.0, whole genome shotgun sequence genomic window carries:
- the LOC131858547 gene encoding uncharacterized protein LOC131858547, which produces MPFGLINAGATFQRAMDLSFGHLKDKIIVVYLDDLTVFSKGRKDHLRDLKQVLQRCREHGVSLNPKKSVFGVTEGKLLGHIVSKEGVKVDPERVKVIQQLSLPSNRNGVRSFFGQVNFLRRFIPYFAETTRYIVNLMSEKLVFKWNEEGKKAFESIKEAIAHAPTLVNPDFKKDFIIYCYASEHTMSGILLQKNEEVEEVPIAFMIVYVPHSVVKSILKQQDIGMNNRATWVSKIQEFDLDIKPTKLVRGQGLCKLLAENEHENNKELPLVLFVGLQDTWFTDVAYYLTYGDCMFKDAYAWVAKCEKCKMFTGKPQLAALPLRPVIIDEPFKQWGLDFIAPLSPTSSAGHTHILTATDYFTKWVEAIPVRKTTSEVVCKFLKENILVRFGVPHKLVADNATNFSSIEISMFFYDYGISLAHSSDYYPQGKGQAESSNKNLINIMKKLVSENFRDWHKKLYEALWVDRTTPKRAIGMSPFELVYGVGAQVSLPLELATSKLQTVIEDVHF; this is translated from the exons ATGCCTTTTGGTCTGATCAATGCTGGAGCGACCTTTCAGAGAGCTATGGACTTGTCTTTTGGTCATCTGAAGGATAAAATAAtagttgtatatcttgatgatttaacggTATTTTCAAAAGGGCGAAAAGATCACTTAAGAGACTTAAAACAGGTACTACAAAGATGTCGGGAGCACGGAGTGTCTTTAAACCCTAAGAAATCAGTGTTTGGTGTCACCGAAGGTAAATTACTAGGTCACATTGTCTCAAAGGAAGGTGTCAAAGTAGATCCTGAAAGGGTAAAGGTGATTCAACAACTAAGCTTGCCATCTAACAGGAATGGAGTTAGATCTTTCTTCGGGCAGGTAAACTTTTTAAGAAGGTTTATTCCATATTTTGCAGAGACCACCCGATATATTGTAAACTTAATGAGTGAAAAATTAGTGTTCAAATGGAATGAAGAGGGAAAGAAAGCCTTTGAATCAATTAAGGAAGCTATAGCACATGCTCCTACCCTTGTTAATCCTGATTTTAAGAAAGatttcattatttattgttatgcttcCGAACATACCATGTCAGGAATATTGCTTCAAAAgaatgaagaagttgaagaagtcCCCATAGCGTTTATGA TAGTATATGTGCCTCACTCTGTTGTTAAAAGCATTCTAAAACAGCAGGATattggaatgaataatagagccacATGGGTTTCTAAAATTCAGGAATTTGACTTAGATATAAAGCCCACCAAATTGGTAAGAGGACAGGGTCTATGTAAGTTACTTGCAGAAAATGAACATGAGAATAATAAGGAATTGCCCTTAGTTCTGTTTGTTGGACTACAAGATACTTGGTTTACAGATGTTGCCTATTATCTGACCTATGGAGATT gtatgttcaaagatgcttatGCTTGGGTAGCCAAATGTGAAAAATGTAAAATGTTCACCGGAAAGCCTCAACTTGCAGCATTGCCTCTCAGACCTGTGATTATTGATGAACCATTTAAACAATGGGGTTTAGATTTCATAGCACCATTGTCACCTACATCAAGCGCAGGACACACTCATATTCTGACTGCTACTGATTACTTCACGAAATGGGTCGAAGCTATTCCGGTAAGAAAGACTACATCAGAGGTTGTCTGTAAATTtctaaaggaaaatattttggttCGTTTTGGTGTTCCCCACAAACTTGTGGCTGATAATGCAACTAATTTCTCCTCCATTGAAATTTCTATGTTTTTCTATGATTATGGGATTTCACTTGCTCATTCCTCAGATTATTACCCACAGGGTAAGGGCCAAGCGGAATCAAGTAATAAAAACCTGATAAACATTATGAAGAAATTAGTTAGCGAAAACTTCAGAGATTGGCATAAAAAGTTATATGAAGCTCTCTGGGTAGATCGTACCACTCCAAAGAGAGCAATTGGCATGTCACCTTTCGAGTTAGTCTATGGTGTTGGAGCTCAGGTGTCACTTCCTCTGGAACTTGCGACTTCAAAGTTACAAACAGTAATAGAGGATGTGCATTTTTAG